In Verrucomicrobiia bacterium, the DNA window GGCAATTGGCTTGTGATTGACTTCCTGGATCACGTCTCCGCGGTTCAGCTCCGAGTCGGCAGGGCTGGAGGGGTCGACGGCGGTAACCACGACACCTTTGGTGCCAGGCGCCAACTGCAACTGTTGAGCGATGTCCGGTGTTAGGTTTTGGACTTGGACGCCCTGAAGGCC includes these proteins:
- a CDS encoding PDZ domain-containing protein gives rise to the protein GLQGVQVQNLTPDIAQQLQLAPGTKGVVVTAVDPSSPADSELNRGDVIQEVNHKPIADVEQYRQAIASAGNQPVLLLVNRGGATQYVVIESH